The following coding sequences lie in one Phalacrocorax aristotelis chromosome 4, bGulAri2.1, whole genome shotgun sequence genomic window:
- the MMAA gene encoding methylmalonic aciduria type A protein, mitochondrial isoform X2: protein MKIPSLLLRFPRCYSSRRTYFTSFHFASRADFLSVASLTPVHHYHTKWICSSNGLRRELCQQVAPDQQIEGLSDREQRLIDRLYSGLIQGHRASLAEAITLVESTQSRKKKIAQVLLQKVLSYHREQEKLNQGKPLAFRVGLSGPPGAGKSTFIECFGKMLTERKYKVSVLAVDPSSSTSGGSLLGDKTRMTELSRDMNAYIRPSPTRGTLGGVTRTTNEAILLCEGGGYNVVLVETVGVGQSEFAVADMVDMFILLLPPAGGDELQGIKRGIIEMADLVAINKADGDLVVPARRIQAEYVSAMKLLRKRSKVWRPKVMRISAKTGEGISDMWDKMTEFRDLMLTSGELIAKRRKQQKVWMWNLIQENMLEHFRSHLAVKDKIPLLEEKVLSGVLSPGLAADLLLKAFKDGL from the exons ATGAAGATTCCCTCTTTGCTGCTGAGATTCCCTCGTTGTTATTCCTCTAGAAGAACTTACTTCACAAGCTTTCACTTCGCTTCCAGAGCAGATTTCCTGTCCGTTGCATCTCTTACGCCGGTTCACCACTACCACACGAAATGGATATGTTCGTCAAATGGTTTGAGGAGAGAGCTGTGTCAACAAGTGGCTCCTGACCAGCAAATAGAGGGACTTTCTGACAGAGAACAAAGGCTCATAGACAGACTTTACAGTGGACTAATCCAGGGTCATAGAGCCTCTCTAGCAGAAGCCATTACACTTGTAGAATCAACTCAGagtaggaagaagaaaatagccCAGGTGCTCCTTCAGAAGGTATTATCCTACCACAGGGAACAAGAAAAGTTAAATCAAGGAAAGCCACTTGCCTTTAGAGTGG GGTTGTCTGGTCCTCCTGGTGCTGGGAAATCAACTTTCATAGAATGCTTCGGGAAAATGCTTACcgaaagaaaatacaaagtgtCTGTGTTGGCTGTAGACCCTTCTTCTAGTACAAGTGGTG GTTCTCTATTGGGTGACAAAACACGGATGACTGAATTGTCAAGGGACATGAATGCATACATCAGACCATCTCCAACCAGAGGGACGCTAGGAGGCGTAACAAGGACCACAAACGAAGCCATTCTGCTGTGTGAAGGAGGCGGCTACAATGTTGTTCTTGTGGAAACAGTAG GTGTGGGACAGTCAGAATTTGCTGTGGCTGATATGGTTGATATGTTTATATTACTGCTACCACCTGCAGGTGGAGATGAATTAcag GGCATCAAACGGGGTATAATTGAGATGGCAGATCTAGTAGCTATAAATAAAGCTGATGGTGATTTAGTTGTGCCTGCACGGAGAATACAAGCTGAATATGTTAGTGCTATGAAGCTCCTTCGCAAGCGTTCAAAGGTTTGGAGACCAAAG GTAATGCGCATCTCTGCCAAAACTGGCGAAGGTATCTCAGACATGTGGGATAAAATGACAGAATTTCGTGACCTCATGCTCACAAGTGGCGAGTTGATTGCCAAACGACGGAAACAGCAGAAAGTGTGGATGTGGAATCTCATCCAAGAAAATATGTTGGAACATTTCCGGAGCCACTTGGCAGTCAAGGATAAGATTCCACTTCTAGAAGAAAAAGTTCTTAGTGGTGTCCTGTCCCCTGGGCTGGCAGCCGACCTGCTACTGAAAGCATTCAAAGATGGTCTCTAA
- the MMAA gene encoding methylmalonic aciduria type A protein, mitochondrial isoform X1, with product MGRRSCLCLKQVSASRSELTPLVLLIPNKMKIPSLLLRFPRCYSSRRTYFTSFHFASRADFLSVASLTPVHHYHTKWICSSNGLRRELCQQVAPDQQIEGLSDREQRLIDRLYSGLIQGHRASLAEAITLVESTQSRKKKIAQVLLQKVLSYHREQEKLNQGKPLAFRVGLSGPPGAGKSTFIECFGKMLTERKYKVSVLAVDPSSSTSGGSLLGDKTRMTELSRDMNAYIRPSPTRGTLGGVTRTTNEAILLCEGGGYNVVLVETVGVGQSEFAVADMVDMFILLLPPAGGDELQGIKRGIIEMADLVAINKADGDLVVPARRIQAEYVSAMKLLRKRSKVWRPKVMRISAKTGEGISDMWDKMTEFRDLMLTSGELIAKRRKQQKVWMWNLIQENMLEHFRSHLAVKDKIPLLEEKVLSGVLSPGLAADLLLKAFKDGL from the exons A tgggaaGACGGAGCTGTCTTTGTTTAAAACA gGTGTCTGCAAGCAGAAGTGAACTGACGCCTCTGGTACTTTTAATTCCAAACAAGATGAAGATTCCCTCTTTGCTGCTGAGATTCCCTCGTTGTTATTCCTCTAGAAGAACTTACTTCACAAGCTTTCACTTCGCTTCCAGAGCAGATTTCCTGTCCGTTGCATCTCTTACGCCGGTTCACCACTACCACACGAAATGGATATGTTCGTCAAATGGTTTGAGGAGAGAGCTGTGTCAACAAGTGGCTCCTGACCAGCAAATAGAGGGACTTTCTGACAGAGAACAAAGGCTCATAGACAGACTTTACAGTGGACTAATCCAGGGTCATAGAGCCTCTCTAGCAGAAGCCATTACACTTGTAGAATCAACTCAGagtaggaagaagaaaatagccCAGGTGCTCCTTCAGAAGGTATTATCCTACCACAGGGAACAAGAAAAGTTAAATCAAGGAAAGCCACTTGCCTTTAGAGTGG GGTTGTCTGGTCCTCCTGGTGCTGGGAAATCAACTTTCATAGAATGCTTCGGGAAAATGCTTACcgaaagaaaatacaaagtgtCTGTGTTGGCTGTAGACCCTTCTTCTAGTACAAGTGGTG GTTCTCTATTGGGTGACAAAACACGGATGACTGAATTGTCAAGGGACATGAATGCATACATCAGACCATCTCCAACCAGAGGGACGCTAGGAGGCGTAACAAGGACCACAAACGAAGCCATTCTGCTGTGTGAAGGAGGCGGCTACAATGTTGTTCTTGTGGAAACAGTAG GTGTGGGACAGTCAGAATTTGCTGTGGCTGATATGGTTGATATGTTTATATTACTGCTACCACCTGCAGGTGGAGATGAATTAcag GGCATCAAACGGGGTATAATTGAGATGGCAGATCTAGTAGCTATAAATAAAGCTGATGGTGATTTAGTTGTGCCTGCACGGAGAATACAAGCTGAATATGTTAGTGCTATGAAGCTCCTTCGCAAGCGTTCAAAGGTTTGGAGACCAAAG GTAATGCGCATCTCTGCCAAAACTGGCGAAGGTATCTCAGACATGTGGGATAAAATGACAGAATTTCGTGACCTCATGCTCACAAGTGGCGAGTTGATTGCCAAACGACGGAAACAGCAGAAAGTGTGGATGTGGAATCTCATCCAAGAAAATATGTTGGAACATTTCCGGAGCCACTTGGCAGTCAAGGATAAGATTCCACTTCTAGAAGAAAAAGTTCTTAGTGGTGTCCTGTCCCCTGGGCTGGCAGCCGACCTGCTACTGAAAGCATTCAAAGATGGTCTCTAA